In Abditibacteriaceae bacterium, one DNA window encodes the following:
- a CDS encoding metallophosphoesterase family protein, which produces MTTFGLISDVHAQDELLIQALKYFRSQQVDAILCAGDVVDGAGDANRCCDLLQEFGVLTVRGNHDRWLVTNDMRRLPDATRKHELSTSSLDFLNALRPLHELETSGGTLLLCHGAGRNDMNGVGRDDYGYGLEMNKEVQQILCENRFRFVVSGHTHRRMARGFGALTWINPGALVPPEVPSVATLDVARSVVQFHDYANGILIPDGAVRTI; this is translated from the coding sequence ATGACGACTTTCGGCCTCATCAGCGATGTCCACGCGCAAGACGAGTTGTTGATTCAAGCGCTGAAGTATTTCCGTTCGCAACAAGTGGACGCAATTCTATGCGCGGGCGATGTTGTCGATGGCGCAGGCGACGCCAATCGCTGTTGCGATTTGTTGCAGGAGTTCGGCGTCCTCACTGTGCGGGGCAACCATGACCGCTGGCTCGTTACAAACGACATGCGTCGATTGCCCGATGCGACACGCAAGCACGAACTATCAACATCGTCGCTCGACTTCCTGAACGCCTTGCGCCCTTTGCACGAACTCGAAACGTCTGGGGGGACGCTGCTTTTGTGTCACGGCGCGGGCCGCAACGATATGAATGGCGTAGGCCGCGATGATTATGGTTACGGGCTGGAGATGAACAAGGAAGTGCAGCAGATTCTGTGTGAGAATCGCTTTCGTTTTGTTGTCAGCGGTCACACCCACCGACGCATGGCACGCGGGTTCGGCGCACTCACATGGATTAATCCCGGCGCGCTTGTGCCGCCCGAAGTTCCCTCGGTTGCCACGCTCGATGTGGCGCGCAGCGTAGTGCAATTTCACGATTACGCAAACGGAATTCTCATTCCCGATGGCGCCGTCCGCACGATATAA
- a CDS encoding type II secretion system protein encodes MKLAYKTTKPSGFTLIELLIVISIIALLASILFPVFARARENARRSSCQSNLKQIGLALAQYTGDADERLPPTIATNLEMNFALARIGSYTRSDQILRCASDATLATDNVAFEIQSVGSTALVLCSYNVTLDDAIATEPARWGVFNAQGVALADIPTPAETISIVERSGSNDPAGPFASPTDGLNKEIGTTPTSGISAAAGLDTSLLHLEGAKLSFRRWSCQMVYAQIRSKRFFGS; translated from the coding sequence ATGAAACTAGCCTATAAGACCACGAAGCCAAGCGGTTTTACTCTTATCGAACTTCTCATCGTCATTTCGATAATTGCGCTGCTCGCGTCGATTCTTTTCCCTGTATTTGCCCGCGCGCGAGAAAACGCACGTCGCAGTTCGTGCCAGAGCAACTTGAAACAAATCGGGCTGGCGCTGGCACAATACACAGGTGACGCCGATGAACGTTTGCCGCCGACAATAGCGACTAATTTGGAGATGAATTTTGCTCTCGCGCGGATTGGCTCTTATACGCGGAGCGACCAAATACTCCGCTGTGCCAGTGATGCAACGCTCGCAACAGACAACGTCGCCTTCGAGATTCAATCGGTTGGCAGCACGGCGTTAGTTCTCTGTTCTTATAACGTCACGCTGGATGATGCGATTGCAACGGAGCCGGCGCGGTGGGGCGTTTTTAATGCTCAAGGCGTCGCCCTTGCGGACATTCCCACACCGGCAGAAACGATTTCCATCGTTGAACGTTCTGGCAGTAACGACCCTGCGGGGCCATTCGCCTCGCCTACAGACGGATTGAATAAGGAAATCGGGACAACACCGACCAGTGGAATCTCCGCTGCTGCCGGATTAGATACATCGCTCCTTCATTTAGAAGGTGCGAAACTATCTTTTCGCCGATGGTCATGTCAAATGGTTTACGCGCAAATACGCAGCAAACGATTTTTCGGGAGCTAA
- a CDS encoding efflux RND transporter periplasmic adaptor subunit translates to MNGQKNEHTTPGKSKAAKYAPLALIPLLIIGGLVLRNRGGGESAGGGRGGAGGPGGGRGGPRETILQVDTVPIVLGNVVQTLPVTGQLRANQNIDLQSKISGRVSRVLVKEGDRVRRGQLLIELDDADLRAAVNGARAALNTAQVRYQQQVVGLPAREQQVSTGIETARAALATAQARLRQALLNEPAQVTLAQTQVDNARETVRTAQARLRQARTTATQTDRQSQSEVNAAQAQVASARAGVAAAQANVAREQAALAEVRRGARDQQLAQAQSQVTLAEAQLRDAETELNRARILAQGGAAPQSSVDQAQTRFEVARATLENARQALSLTREGATTEQTRQAEERVRAAQENVRQSQAGVTQALAALQGVQAGRARVLVAQGEVTASLAALAQAQGGLQNALANLSQIPITRQETRVAREAVDQARANVAQAAANRSQVPVARADIAAARAGIESAQAQLQQAQVNLAYARIYAPVSGVINTKLTDPGETAGAGSALLNIVSLDRVYFEAQVSELQVRSLRTGQTALINVPAVSDQALPAYISDVIPTASEQTRQFRVRITIPNAPSQLTPGAFARGTITTQRITNTLVVPSDAVRQSGGETFILVAQKAGKGAEVKRRKVRTGPTSNGVTQIAGGAVQGDLVITGNQELEDGDKVTLA, encoded by the coding sequence ATGAACGGACAGAAAAACGAACACACCACTCCAGGAAAAAGCAAAGCCGCGAAGTACGCGCCGCTTGCCTTAATTCCGCTCCTGATTATCGGCGGCCTGGTATTACGCAATCGCGGCGGCGGGGAAAGCGCCGGCGGCGGACGGGGCGGAGCCGGTGGGCCGGGTGGCGGACGCGGTGGCCCGCGCGAAACCATTCTTCAGGTCGATACGGTTCCGATTGTTTTGGGCAATGTTGTGCAAACGCTTCCCGTTACGGGACAGCTGCGCGCGAACCAGAACATCGATTTGCAATCGAAGATTTCGGGCCGCGTATCGCGCGTTCTGGTTAAAGAAGGCGACCGCGTGCGGCGCGGCCAGTTGCTGATCGAACTCGACGACGCCGATTTACGCGCTGCAGTCAACGGCGCACGCGCGGCGCTCAACACCGCGCAAGTGCGTTATCAGCAGCAAGTCGTCGGTTTGCCCGCACGCGAACAGCAAGTTTCAACTGGAATCGAAACGGCGCGTGCGGCGCTGGCAACAGCCCAAGCACGCTTGCGTCAGGCGCTTTTGAATGAACCGGCGCAAGTAACGCTGGCGCAAACGCAAGTCGATAACGCACGCGAAACGGTTCGCACCGCGCAGGCGCGCTTACGCCAGGCGCGCACGACGGCCACTCAAACCGACCGCCAAAGCCAGAGCGAAGTCAATGCAGCGCAAGCGCAAGTCGCTTCGGCCCGCGCGGGCGTCGCAGCAGCACAGGCAAACGTGGCGCGCGAACAAGCAGCCCTTGCCGAAGTACGGCGCGGCGCACGCGATCAGCAATTAGCACAGGCGCAATCGCAGGTCACGTTGGCCGAAGCCCAATTGCGCGATGCCGAAACCGAACTCAACCGCGCACGCATTCTGGCGCAGGGCGGCGCAGCTCCGCAAAGCTCGGTCGATCAGGCACAGACACGTTTTGAAGTCGCACGCGCGACACTCGAAAACGCACGTCAGGCGCTTTCATTGACCCGCGAAGGCGCAACGACGGAACAAACACGTCAGGCCGAAGAGCGCGTGCGCGCGGCGCAGGAAAACGTGCGTCAAAGCCAGGCGGGCGTAACGCAAGCCCTCGCCGCTTTGCAAGGCGTTCAAGCCGGACGAGCCCGCGTTCTGGTGGCTCAAGGTGAAGTCACCGCGTCGCTGGCAGCGCTGGCCCAGGCGCAGGGCGGTTTGCAAAACGCGCTTGCCAACCTGTCGCAGATTCCTATCACGCGGCAGGAAACGCGCGTGGCCCGTGAAGCTGTCGATCAGGCGCGCGCCAACGTCGCGCAGGCCGCAGCAAATCGCTCGCAGGTGCCGGTCGCACGCGCCGATATTGCCGCCGCTCGTGCAGGAATTGAGAGCGCGCAGGCGCAGTTGCAGCAAGCGCAAGTCAATCTGGCGTATGCGCGAATCTATGCGCCGGTTTCGGGTGTCATCAACACGAAACTCACCGATCCGGGCGAAACCGCCGGTGCCGGAAGCGCTCTGCTCAACATCGTGTCGCTCGACCGCGTTTACTTTGAAGCCCAAGTCAGCGAGCTTCAAGTGCGCTCGTTGCGTACCGGCCAAACGGCGTTGATTAATGTTCCGGCGGTTTCCGATCAGGCACTGCCCGCTTACATTTCCGATGTCATTCCGACGGCCAGCGAGCAAACGCGTCAGTTCCGCGTTCGTATCACGATTCCCAACGCACCGAGCCAGTTGACACCGGGCGCATTTGCGCGCGGCACGATCACAACGCAGCGCATTACGAATACGCTGGTGGTGCCCAGCGATGCGGTTCGTCAAAGCGGCGGAGAAACCTTTATCCTCGTTGCACAGAAGGCGGGCAAAGGTGCAGAAGTCAAGCGCCGCAAAGTCAGAACAGGCCCCACTTCCAACGGCGTCACGCAAATCGCAGGCGGCGCCGTGCAAGGCGATTTGGTAATTACCGGCAATCAGGAACTGGAAGACGGCGACAAAGTGACGCTCGCTTAA